The nucleotide sequence TCTCGCCCGACACGGTGGTCGTGCGGCACGGCGGGCGGCTCGACGCGGTGACCGCGATGGACGTCCTCGCCGACTACGACCTCGTCCTCGACGGCGCCGACAACTTCCCGACCCGCTACCTCGTCGGCGACGCCTGCGCCCGGCTCGGCATCCCCCACGTCTGGGGGTCGGTGTACCGGTTCGACGGGCAGGTGTCGGTGTGGTGGGCCGGCGAGGGGCCCTGCTACGCCTGCGTCTTCCCGCAGCAGCCGCCGCCGGACGCCGTGCCGTCGTGCGCGGTCGGCGGCGTCCTGGGCGCGGTGTGCGCCTCCGTCGGGTCGGTCATGGCGACCGAGGCGGTCAAGCTCGTCACGGGCTCGGGCGAGGTGCTCGTCGGGCGGCTGCTCGTCCACGACGCCCTGCGCCAGACCTGGGACGCCGTGCCCGTGCGGCGCGACCCGGGGTGCCCGGTCTGCGGCGCCGGCGCGGCCGCGACGCGACCGCTCGGATGGGCGACGCAGCGCGAGGACGCCTGTGCGACAGCCGATCTGCCCGAGGTCGAGGCGCCGTCCCGGCCGTCGGTGGCGGTCGAGGAGCTCGCGCGGATGCTCGCCGACCGGGACGCGGGGCGCGCCGACTTCGTGCTGCTCGACGTCCGCGAGCCGGGGGAGCGCGACGTCGCGGCCATCCCGGGCTCGGTGCTGCTGCCGGTCGGCGAGGTGCGGGCCGGTGCGCCGGTGCCGGGTGGCGACGGGCGACGTGTCGTCGTGCACTGCAAGGCCGGCGGGCGCTCGGCCGAGGCCGTCGACCTCCTACGAGCCCGCGGGGTCGACGCCTGGGACGTGCCCGGCGGCATCCTCGCGTGGTCGCGCGACGTCGACCCGTCGGTGCCGGGGTACTGACCGTGCCCGGGTCGGCGGAGGGCCTCGAGCGGTTCGTCGAGGCTCAGGACTCCGGCGGGACGTACGCCGCCGCGCTCGCGGAGCTGCGGGCCGGGCGCAAGCGCTCGCACTGGATGTGGTTCGTGCTGCCGCAGGCCGCGGGGCTGGGTCGCAGCGCCATGGCGCAGCGATACGGGGTCCGCGGCGTGGCCGAGGCGCGGGCCTACCTCGACCACCCGGTCCTGGGGCCGCGGCTGCTCGCGTGCGTCGAGGCCCTGCTCGCCCAGCCGGGGT is from Arthrobacter sp. NEB 688 and encodes:
- a CDS encoding ThiF family adenylyltransferase, which translates into the protein MARPPLVPPGPELTAAERTRFARHLLLPDLGLDGQRRLRNARVLVVGAGGLGSPALLYLAAAGVGTIGVVDDDVVESTNLQRQVVHGVADVGRAKVDSAADAVAAISPDTVVVRHGGRLDAVTAMDVLADYDLVLDGADNFPTRYLVGDACARLGIPHVWGSVYRFDGQVSVWWAGEGPCYACVFPQQPPPDAVPSCAVGGVLGAVCASVGSVMATEAVKLVTGSGEVLVGRLLVHDALRQTWDAVPVRRDPGCPVCGAGAAATRPLGWATQREDACATADLPEVEAPSRPSVAVEELARMLADRDAGRADFVLLDVREPGERDVAAIPGSVLLPVGEVRAGAPVPGGDGRRVVVHCKAGGRSAEAVDLLRARGVDAWDVPGGILAWSRDVDPSVPGY
- a CDS encoding DUF1810 domain-containing protein, with amino-acid sequence MPGSAEGLERFVEAQDSGGTYAAALAELRAGRKRSHWMWFVLPQAAGLGRSAMAQRYGVRGVAEARAYLDHPVLGPRLLACVEALLAQPGSDAEEVLGGIDAVKLRSSMTLFAVAAGEGADAPFRAVLRQYFGGVEDPETLRRL